One genomic window of Polyangium aurulentum includes the following:
- the udk gene encoding uridine kinase: MKGPLIVGVAGGSGSGKTTVARRIAEALPPSAVTTLEHDAYYRDRSDLSYEERCQLNVDHPDSLETELLVEHLVALRAGSAVDVPLYDFKTHRRSRESRRVQPTPVIIVEGILVFVEAAVREQLDIKIYVDTDADIRAFRRIRRDIEHRGRTFESVREQYYRTVRPMHLQFVEPSKRWADVIIPEGGDNKIGIDLVIALVRQMRAAEIVDRGLAG; this comes from the coding sequence GTGAAGGGACCGCTCATCGTTGGTGTCGCTGGAGGCAGCGGATCGGGCAAGACGACGGTTGCGCGCCGCATCGCGGAGGCCTTGCCGCCGAGCGCGGTGACGACCCTCGAGCACGACGCTTACTACCGGGATCGCAGCGACCTCAGCTATGAGGAGCGCTGCCAGCTCAACGTCGACCATCCGGATTCGCTCGAGACGGAGCTGCTCGTCGAGCACCTCGTCGCGTTGCGGGCGGGCTCGGCCGTGGATGTGCCGCTGTACGACTTCAAGACGCACAGGCGGTCTCGGGAGTCGCGGCGGGTGCAGCCGACGCCGGTGATCATCGTCGAGGGCATCCTCGTGTTCGTCGAGGCCGCGGTGCGCGAGCAGCTCGACATCAAGATCTACGTGGACACCGACGCGGACATCCGTGCGTTCCGCCGGATCCGGCGGGACATCGAGCATCGGGGGCGCACGTTCGAGTCGGTCCGGGAGCAGTACTACCGGACGGTGCGGCCGATGCACCTTCAGTTCGTCGAGCCGTCGAAGCGGTGGGCGGACGTGATCATCCCCGAGGGCGGGGACAACAAGATCGGCATCGACCTGGTCATCGCGCTGGTCCGGCAGATGCGCGCGGCGGAGATCGTGGATCGAGGGCTAGCGGGCTAG
- a CDS encoding GAF domain-containing sensor histidine kinase, which translates to MDEAAEPSAGGPTRGKGGHEIRAEHAASLLDAQNRILRMIASGEPLVRVLDQLIRFMEAEAGEAICSVLLLDESGHRLLLGAAPSLPDAYNRAINGLWIGPETGSCGATVHRRQLVIVTDIEHDPLWKDYVELALGNGLRACTSSPILDSHGEVLGTFAFYYRTPRGPSEHDLELIEVSRDLAGIAIEGRRTLNRLEEAVRVRDDFLAIASHELKTPITTLLLQAGMLLRQRQKHPDAAVPLRDLGPKLELLERQAKRLERLVGEMLDVSRLVSGRFSSAREPVDLAEIAREVTGRLSPAFGGEQSPLQLEVEEPAVGLGDRAQLEQVLENLLSNALKFGNGQPVTVRVFRHDGCARVSVRDRGIGIAPEDQSRIFGKFERAVSARNYGGFGIGLWLSRELLTKMGGRITVDSQLGAGSTFTVELEGAGSG; encoded by the coding sequence ATGGATGAAGCCGCCGAGCCCTCTGCGGGGGGCCCGACCAGGGGAAAGGGCGGCCATGAGATTCGCGCCGAGCACGCCGCTTCGCTGCTCGACGCGCAAAACCGCATCCTGCGCATGATTGCCTCGGGCGAGCCCCTCGTGCGGGTGCTCGACCAGCTGATTCGCTTCATGGAGGCCGAGGCGGGCGAGGCGATCTGCTCGGTGCTGTTGCTCGACGAGTCCGGCCACCGGCTGCTCCTGGGTGCTGCGCCGAGCTTGCCCGACGCTTACAATCGCGCCATCAACGGCCTCTGGATCGGCCCCGAGACCGGCTCGTGCGGCGCCACGGTCCATCGCCGCCAGCTCGTGATCGTCACCGATATCGAGCACGATCCGCTCTGGAAGGACTATGTCGAGCTCGCCCTCGGCAATGGCCTGCGGGCGTGCACGTCCTCGCCCATCCTCGACAGCCACGGCGAGGTGCTGGGGACCTTCGCCTTTTATTACCGGACGCCGCGCGGCCCGAGCGAGCACGATCTCGAGCTCATCGAGGTGTCCCGCGATCTGGCCGGGATCGCCATCGAGGGGCGGCGCACGCTGAACCGGCTGGAGGAGGCGGTGCGCGTGCGCGACGATTTCCTTGCCATCGCTTCGCACGAGCTGAAGACGCCGATCACCACGCTGCTGTTGCAGGCGGGGATGCTCCTGCGCCAGAGGCAGAAGCACCCGGACGCGGCCGTGCCGCTGCGCGATCTCGGGCCCAAGCTGGAGCTGCTGGAGCGGCAGGCCAAGCGGCTCGAGCGGCTCGTCGGCGAGATGCTCGACGTGTCGCGCCTGGTCTCCGGCCGATTTTCGAGCGCGCGGGAGCCCGTGGACCTGGCCGAGATCGCGCGGGAGGTGACGGGGCGGCTATCGCCGGCGTTCGGGGGCGAGCAGAGCCCATTGCAGCTCGAGGTGGAGGAGCCTGCGGTGGGGCTCGGCGATCGGGCGCAGCTCGAGCAGGTGCTCGAGAATCTGCTGTCGAACGCGCTCAAATTCGGCAATGGCCAGCCCGTGACGGTGCGCGTGTTCCGGCACGACGGCTGCGCGCGCGTCTCGGTGCGCGACCGCGGCATCGGCATCGCGCCCGAGGATCAGTCGCGCATCTTCGGGAAGTTCGAGCGCGCGGTGAGCGCGCGCAACTACGGCGGCTTCGGGATCGGGCTGTGGCTGTCGCGCGAGCTCTTGACCAAGATGGGCGGCCGGATCACGGTCGACAGCCAGCTCGGCGCGGGATCGACGTTCACGGTGGAGCTCGAGGGGGCCGGCTCCGGGTGA
- a CDS encoding HPF/RaiA family ribosome-associated protein, translated as MKQPLQITFRNMPTSEAVASVVREKAEKLHELNDGILSMRVTIAALSHRHHQGNVYRVMIDMLVDGEELVFGREHNEDHSREDIYVAVRDAFDGARRVLQDFVDRQRHDVKTHVGPPHGRVIRMFEDDGYGFIETADGREIYFHKNSVLKHGWNRLAVGTEVRFEEEEGDKGPQASTVAIVGNGKRRHAA; from the coding sequence ATGAAGCAACCTTTGCAGATCACCTTCCGCAACATGCCGACGTCCGAAGCTGTCGCGAGCGTCGTGCGGGAGAAGGCCGAAAAGCTCCATGAGCTCAACGACGGGATCCTCTCGATGAGGGTCACCATCGCGGCGCTCAGCCACAGACATCACCAGGGCAACGTCTACCGGGTGATGATCGACATGCTGGTCGACGGCGAGGAGCTCGTCTTCGGCCGCGAGCACAACGAGGACCACTCGCGCGAGGACATCTACGTCGCCGTACGCGACGCCTTCGACGGCGCACGCCGGGTCCTGCAGGACTTCGTGGACAGACAGCGCCACGACGTCAAGACCCACGTCGGCCCGCCGCACGGCCGCGTGATCCGGATGTTCGAGGACGACGGCTACGGCTTCATCGAGACCGCGGACGGACGCGAGATCTACTTCCACAAGAACAGCGTGCTCAAGCACGGATGGAACCGCCTGGCCGTGGGGACCGAGGTCAGGTTCGAGGAGGAAGAAGGGGACAAGGGACCCCAGGCGAGCACCGTCGCCATCGTGGGCAACGGAAAACGCCGGCACGCCGCGTGA
- a CDS encoding aminopeptidase yields the protein MPSYTPPMLHGQPEAALAAGSLTDLPFDAIVLVAPSPVSRKAALAGAVGAALATALAADNALDRGPRPPAVIAAPGLPGGRLVFAPMGALTEDVDDVRAVAEAAAAGTSRAIDAGATRPLVWVHAPNSPRFAKAREVAALAALASQWMPLEAREAGKAPRTAEAVGVVGLDADQVRVLTAIERGRALCRDITGTEPERMAPRRVAELCTEAFAGTGVEVVVEDDVSGYPLLAAVSRASMQVERHRPCVVRLEWRPEAATRAVILAGKGVTYDTGGADLKTDGAMAGMSRDKGGAGAVAGLVLTAALLNLPVRVVGLLGLVRNSVGEESFVSDEIIRARSGVRVRIGNTDAEGRLVLADLCAAGRAFADGKLPATIFSIATLTGHVYRAYGPYVGAIGNGPAQRAGTMELLDRLGEVWGEPMERSRPRREDYTFVAPRSTAEDVLSSNRLASVNTPRGHQFPFAFIDIASGLRGADVPFVHLDIGGVAMDPPDWQFGKPTGNPIVALTALLMGG from the coding sequence ATGCCCTCGTACACCCCTCCCATGCTCCACGGCCAGCCCGAGGCGGCCCTCGCGGCCGGATCGCTGACGGATCTGCCGTTCGACGCCATCGTCCTGGTCGCCCCCTCGCCCGTGAGCCGCAAGGCCGCCCTCGCCGGCGCGGTGGGCGCAGCGCTCGCGACCGCGCTCGCGGCCGACAACGCCCTCGACCGCGGCCCGAGGCCGCCCGCCGTGATCGCGGCGCCAGGTCTGCCCGGCGGCAGGCTGGTCTTCGCGCCGATGGGCGCGCTCACCGAGGACGTGGACGACGTGCGCGCGGTGGCAGAGGCGGCGGCCGCGGGCACGAGCCGCGCGATCGACGCCGGCGCGACGCGCCCGCTCGTCTGGGTGCACGCGCCCAATTCACCGCGGTTCGCGAAGGCGCGGGAGGTCGCGGCGCTCGCGGCGCTCGCGAGCCAGTGGATGCCGCTCGAGGCGCGCGAGGCGGGCAAGGCGCCGCGCACGGCCGAGGCGGTCGGCGTGGTCGGCCTCGACGCCGATCAGGTGCGCGTCTTGACTGCGATCGAGCGGGGCCGTGCGCTCTGCCGGGACATCACGGGGACCGAGCCCGAGCGGATGGCGCCGCGGCGTGTGGCCGAGCTGTGCACCGAGGCGTTCGCGGGCACGGGGGTGGAGGTGGTGGTCGAGGACGACGTGTCCGGCTACCCGCTGCTGGCGGCGGTGTCGCGTGCGTCGATGCAGGTGGAGCGGCACCGTCCGTGCGTGGTGCGGCTCGAGTGGCGTCCCGAGGCGGCGACGCGCGCGGTGATCCTTGCCGGCAAGGGCGTCACGTACGACACGGGAGGCGCGGACCTGAAGACGGACGGCGCGATGGCGGGGATGTCGCGCGACAAGGGCGGCGCGGGCGCGGTGGCGGGGCTGGTGCTGACGGCGGCGCTGCTCAACCTGCCGGTGCGCGTGGTGGGCCTGCTGGGACTCGTGCGCAACAGCGTGGGGGAGGAGTCGTTCGTGAGCGACGAGATCATCCGCGCGAGGTCGGGCGTGCGCGTGCGCATCGGCAACACGGACGCCGAGGGGCGGCTCGTGCTCGCGGACCTGTGCGCCGCGGGCCGCGCGTTCGCGGACGGGAAGCTGCCGGCGACGATCTTCTCGATCGCGACGCTGACGGGTCACGTGTATCGCGCGTACGGTCCGTACGTGGGGGCGATCGGCAACGGCCCGGCGCAGCGGGCGGGGACGATGGAGCTGCTGGATCGCCTCGGCGAGGTGTGGGGCGAGCCGATGGAGCGCTCGCGCCCGCGCCGCGAGGACTACACGTTCGTGGCGCCGCGCTCGACGGCGGAGGACGTGCTGTCGTCGAACCGGCTGGCGTCGGTGAACACGCCGCGCGGGCACCAGTTCCCGTTCGCGTTCATCGACATCGCATCGGGGCTGCGAGGCGCGGATGTGCCGTTCGTGCACCTCGACATCGGGGGCGTGGCGATGGATCCGCCCGACTGGCAGTTCGGAAAGCCGACGGGGAACCCGATTGTGGCGCTGACGGCATTGTTGATGGGGGGGTGA
- a CDS encoding class I SAM-dependent methyltransferase yields the protein MHLLDDILFPRINDFALGEATTPLRAEVAGGARGKTLEIGAGTGLNFRHYAEGAEVIAIEPAPGMHERAARRARSPEVRAPVEVRDANALRLPFADAHFDTVVASFVLCSVKDLDLAVAEVRRVLRPGGAFRLVEHVASPDPSMRTWQRRIRPVWTRLLGGCDPVRDVRAALGRAGFSIEGIRNVELPLPGIVRAGIIGEAVRGG from the coding sequence ATGCACCTCCTCGACGACATCCTGTTCCCCCGCATCAACGATTTCGCGCTCGGCGAGGCCACGACCCCGCTGCGCGCCGAGGTGGCGGGCGGGGCGCGGGGCAAGACCCTCGAGATCGGCGCCGGGACGGGCCTGAACTTCCGCCATTACGCCGAGGGGGCGGAGGTCATCGCGATCGAGCCCGCGCCCGGCATGCACGAGCGCGCCGCGCGGCGGGCCCGCTCGCCCGAGGTGCGCGCGCCGGTCGAGGTGCGCGACGCGAACGCCCTGCGCCTGCCCTTCGCCGACGCGCATTTCGACACGGTGGTGGCGAGCTTCGTTCTCTGCTCGGTGAAGGACCTCGATTTGGCCGTCGCCGAGGTGCGCCGCGTGCTGCGGCCCGGCGGGGCATTCCGGCTGGTCGAGCACGTGGCGAGCCCCGACCCGTCGATGCGCACCTGGCAGCGCCGCATCCGGCCCGTCTGGACGCGGCTGCTCGGGGGCTGCGACCCGGTGCGCGACGTGCGCGCGGCGCTTGGGCGGGCGGGGTTCTCGATCGAGGGGATCCGGAACGTCGAATTGCCCCTGCCGGGGATCGTGCGGGCGGGGATCATCGGGGAGGCGGTGCGGGGGGGATAG
- a CDS encoding ATP-grasp domain-containing protein yields MTHSEHEPSKPATLPPPPTTILCVSSYYKGNEFLEQASREGCKVILLTLESLLGKPWARQYIDEIFGMPTLQDRRAVVNAVSYLARTREIDRVAALDDYDVELGAHLREHLRIPGMGETTARYFRDKLAMRARAKDRGIPVPEFVHALNDDRIRRFVRSVKAPWLLKPRSEAASLGIKRVDTEEEALRMIEELGDDRSRYLIERMIPGQFFHVDSIVSERRVVLAEAHQYRTPLFELVNKGGVHATSTVDRTSDLWQQLIEVNARVIEHLGLVRGVTHIEYVRSAEDHKIYFIEAAARVGGGSTADIVEAATGVNLWREWAKIEISQGERSYALPERHFDHAGLVLSLSRQERPDTSAYNDPEVAWRLTEKSHHAGIIVRSQDYARVQALVDDYMVRFASDFLAVLPPPTTATE; encoded by the coding sequence GTGACACACTCCGAGCACGAGCCCTCCAAGCCCGCGACGTTGCCGCCGCCGCCGACCACGATCCTCTGCGTCTCCAGCTACTACAAGGGGAACGAGTTCCTCGAGCAGGCGAGCCGCGAGGGTTGCAAGGTCATCCTGTTGACCCTCGAGTCGCTGCTCGGCAAGCCCTGGGCGCGGCAGTACATCGACGAGATCTTCGGGATGCCGACGCTGCAGGATCGGCGCGCGGTGGTGAACGCGGTGAGCTACCTGGCGCGCACGCGCGAGATCGATCGGGTGGCGGCGCTCGACGACTACGACGTCGAGCTGGGCGCGCACCTTCGCGAGCACCTGCGCATCCCTGGCATGGGCGAGACGACGGCGCGCTACTTCCGCGACAAGCTCGCGATGCGGGCGCGCGCGAAGGACCGAGGCATCCCGGTGCCCGAGTTCGTGCACGCGCTGAACGACGACCGCATCCGGCGCTTCGTGCGCAGCGTGAAGGCGCCGTGGCTGCTGAAGCCGCGCAGCGAGGCGGCGTCGCTCGGGATCAAGCGCGTCGACACGGAGGAGGAAGCGCTGCGGATGATCGAGGAGCTGGGCGACGACCGCTCGCGCTACCTGATCGAGCGGATGATCCCGGGGCAGTTCTTCCACGTGGACAGCATCGTCTCGGAGCGTCGCGTGGTGCTCGCGGAGGCGCATCAGTACCGCACGCCGCTGTTCGAGCTGGTGAACAAGGGCGGGGTGCACGCGACGAGCACGGTGGATCGCACGAGCGATCTCTGGCAGCAGCTCATCGAGGTGAACGCGCGGGTGATCGAGCACCTCGGTCTCGTGCGGGGCGTGACGCACATCGAGTACGTGCGCTCGGCGGAGGATCACAAGATCTACTTCATCGAGGCCGCGGCGCGCGTGGGCGGCGGGAGCACGGCGGACATCGTCGAGGCAGCGACGGGCGTGAACCTGTGGCGGGAGTGGGCGAAGATCGAGATCTCGCAGGGGGAGCGCTCGTACGCGCTGCCGGAGCGTCACTTCGACCACGCGGGTCTGGTGCTGTCGCTGTCGCGGCAGGAGCGCCCGGACACGTCGGCGTACAACGACCCCGAGGTCGCGTGGCGCCTGACGGAAAAGTCGCACCACGCGGGGATCATCGTCCGATCGCAGGACTACGCGCGCGTCCAAGCGCTGGTGGACGATTACATGGTGCGGTTCGCGAGCGATTTCCTGGCAGTGCTGCCGCCGCCGACGACGGCGACGGAGTAG
- a CDS encoding protein adenylyltransferase SelO family protein translates to MPIGALYLPAPRWPDLGEGFHDPVKPARFPRHVLRFRNQPWAERVGLGTLDDAEWERHFAAFEPLPDNLKEPLALRYHGHQFDVYNPNLGDGRGFLFAQFKDPVDGRLLDLGTKGSGQTPYSRGGDGRLTLKGGVREVLATEMLEALGVNTSKSFSLFETGERLFRNDEPSPTRSSVLVRLSHGHVRFGTFQRHAYFGDVDRLKKLLDFCLAHYLPEAAAAGDPAIAFIEAVARRSARLVAEWRAAGFVHGVINSDNMNVTGESFDYGPYRFLPFFDPQFTAAYFDEAGLYAFGQQPRAVALNVRRLAEALRPVSPGAPVAGAVRVFEPAFVEARAACTLGRLGLLSAGPDIDAAFVEALQFFLEDSEVGHDRFYFDWYGGEASATRALEGKAAGFYKGVRFDTMRRLLELYTPAHPERLSGPYFQGPDPCSLLIDEIEAIWDAIDAHDDWGPFEEKIAEIRAMGAAHGRTLVPT, encoded by the coding sequence ATGCCCATCGGCGCGCTCTATCTCCCCGCCCCGCGCTGGCCCGACCTCGGCGAGGGGTTTCACGACCCCGTCAAGCCCGCCCGCTTCCCGCGCCACGTCCTGCGCTTTCGCAACCAGCCATGGGCCGAGCGCGTCGGCCTGGGCACGCTCGACGACGCCGAATGGGAGCGCCACTTCGCCGCCTTCGAGCCGCTCCCCGACAACCTGAAAGAGCCCCTCGCGCTGCGCTATCACGGCCACCAATTCGACGTGTACAACCCGAACCTCGGCGACGGGCGGGGGTTTCTCTTCGCGCAATTCAAGGATCCCGTCGACGGCCGCCTGCTCGACCTCGGCACCAAGGGCAGCGGCCAGACGCCCTATTCGCGCGGCGGCGACGGCCGCCTCACCCTCAAGGGCGGCGTGCGCGAGGTGCTCGCCACCGAGATGCTCGAGGCGCTCGGGGTCAATACCTCGAAGAGCTTCAGCCTCTTCGAGACCGGCGAGCGGCTCTTTCGCAATGACGAGCCCTCCCCCACCCGCTCGTCCGTGCTCGTGCGCCTGTCCCACGGGCACGTGCGCTTCGGGACCTTCCAGCGCCACGCGTATTTCGGCGACGTCGACCGATTGAAGAAGCTGCTCGACTTCTGCCTCGCCCATTACCTGCCCGAGGCGGCCGCGGCGGGCGATCCGGCGATCGCGTTCATCGAGGCCGTGGCGCGGCGCAGCGCGCGTCTCGTGGCCGAGTGGCGGGCGGCGGGGTTCGTGCACGGCGTGATCAACAGCGACAACATGAACGTCACGGGCGAGAGCTTCGATTACGGCCCCTACCGCTTCCTGCCCTTCTTCGACCCGCAGTTCACCGCGGCCTATTTCGACGAGGCGGGCCTGTACGCGTTCGGGCAGCAGCCGCGCGCGGTGGCGCTCAACGTGCGGCGGCTGGCGGAGGCCCTGCGGCCCGTCTCGCCGGGCGCGCCCGTCGCAGGGGCGGTGCGCGTCTTCGAGCCTGCGTTCGTCGAGGCGCGGGCGGCGTGCACCCTCGGCCGGCTCGGTCTGCTCTCCGCAGGCCCGGACATCGATGCCGCGTTCGTCGAGGCGCTCCAGTTCTTCCTCGAGGACAGCGAGGTCGGGCACGACCGCTTCTATTTCGACTGGTATGGCGGCGAGGCGAGCGCGACGCGCGCGCTCGAGGGCAAGGCCGCGGGGTTTTACAAGGGCGTCCGCTTCGACACGATGCGCCGGCTGCTCGAGCTGTACACCCCGGCCCACCCCGAGCGCCTGTCCGGTCCCTATTTCCAGGGACCGGATCCGTGCTCGCTGCTCATCGACGAAATCGAGGCCATCTGGGACGCCATCGACGCGCACGACGACTGGGGTCCGTTCGAGGAGAAGATCGCCGAGATTCGCGCGATGGGCGCCGCGCACGGCCGCACGCTCGTCCCCACCTGA
- a CDS encoding NACHT domain-containing protein, which produces MILGTLGKIFAAGALGYLGQAKQGFDETDVTAIASVIEAIGATHGVIKAKPETRIAALHSALVLQAFGTAFSEHWAGDECMAPGLDKGSWLHRAFRSGDKKAREEEIQTRLRLALGWLRPEMEAKNAAESLAEIHALRSDPMATPIYRALYTAFADGRFEEGEATALLDMRREGARLQFEGSFQMAYVALLATPAGQELGRYLIGLDEDRPRQLRRLLAEDLASSHHRHVFGAATPGVPMMPLGFMYVEPDGTWKEEEKEQRKPLRSLVRDLLGMHPIVLVRGDFGMGKSLTARLLANGWAREYVQNVEKTSPELVFPVFIKCARDFVHNSFDQTVREAFRNQADGVGISLLRSDEALAMPPSTIRVVYLVDGLDEVNLPHSELERLFQDLKGMTNDRHRVVVFSRKGALPPQEKLGGIPVIDVEPFRENQISVWLDRWNEVSGRDAITLADLQRARLAGLAVTPILLFMIAMTWDPTRMESGEASQVAIYEHFFQQIAGGKCKHDRDRHPRVAEASRTLKEKLVDLGHLGKEAPVEEAMLWLMSRISWEYRRCETRKESLDLQDVNNLLRTDLKLKGDPQTQEMIRMGALLVLQADLRDQNHAILFGHKSFREFLTARWWAYRLRTIIDEPSESRQKKLERDLHGAMLIDHDDRSFEFLMDILSGITWSDRERKQLAIWAERCFNDERATFDKKENEEELTWRDDQRPQLRHAALAIRCSLHGVTAFEVETLPLRSLLGWFWTRTEFSKLVAPRIVTSELILWTAELSQANLLGAILPQARLVAAYLWNASMKDADLRGANLQSANLALANLTGANLVFANLSSANLTGANLTGTNLRGADLRNAQLTSVDLRSALYDSSTLWPHDFNPNDAGAREVG; this is translated from the coding sequence ATGATTCTGGGCACGCTCGGGAAGATCTTCGCGGCTGGAGCGCTCGGGTACCTTGGCCAGGCCAAGCAGGGTTTCGACGAGACGGACGTCACCGCGATCGCCTCCGTCATCGAGGCCATCGGCGCGACGCATGGGGTGATCAAGGCGAAGCCCGAGACGCGTATCGCTGCCCTGCACTCCGCCCTCGTGCTCCAGGCCTTTGGCACGGCGTTCAGCGAGCACTGGGCCGGGGATGAGTGCATGGCGCCGGGGCTCGACAAAGGGTCGTGGCTGCACCGTGCCTTCCGGTCGGGCGACAAGAAGGCGCGGGAAGAGGAGATCCAGACGCGGTTGCGCCTCGCCCTGGGCTGGCTTCGTCCGGAGATGGAGGCCAAAAACGCGGCCGAGAGCCTCGCGGAGATACACGCGCTCCGCTCGGATCCGATGGCGACGCCGATCTACCGGGCGCTGTATACGGCCTTCGCGGATGGTCGGTTCGAGGAGGGCGAGGCCACGGCGCTGCTCGACATGAGGCGCGAGGGAGCGCGGCTGCAGTTCGAGGGCTCTTTTCAGATGGCGTACGTCGCGTTGCTTGCGACGCCGGCTGGTCAGGAGCTTGGCCGATATTTGATCGGGCTGGACGAGGACCGTCCGCGGCAGCTCCGGCGGCTGTTGGCCGAGGACCTGGCCTCCTCGCATCATCGCCACGTCTTCGGCGCGGCCACGCCGGGCGTGCCCATGATGCCGCTCGGGTTCATGTACGTGGAGCCGGACGGCACCTGGAAAGAAGAAGAAAAAGAGCAGCGCAAACCCCTCCGCAGCCTCGTCCGCGATTTGCTCGGGATGCACCCCATCGTTCTCGTGCGAGGGGATTTCGGCATGGGCAAGTCGCTCACCGCACGCTTGCTCGCCAACGGCTGGGCTCGCGAGTACGTACAAAACGTCGAGAAGACCTCTCCCGAGCTGGTCTTTCCGGTCTTCATCAAGTGCGCCCGGGATTTCGTGCACAACTCCTTCGACCAGACGGTCCGTGAAGCGTTCCGCAACCAGGCGGATGGGGTCGGGATTTCACTGCTCCGCAGCGATGAAGCTCTGGCCATGCCGCCGTCCACCATACGGGTCGTGTATCTGGTGGATGGGCTTGACGAGGTTAACCTACCGCATTCGGAACTGGAGCGGCTCTTCCAGGATCTGAAGGGCATGACGAATGATCGGCATCGGGTGGTAGTGTTCTCTCGAAAGGGCGCCCTTCCGCCGCAGGAGAAACTGGGTGGGATCCCGGTCATCGACGTTGAGCCCTTTCGCGAGAACCAGATTTCCGTGTGGCTCGATCGCTGGAACGAGGTCAGCGGCAGGGATGCCATTACCCTGGCAGATCTCCAAAGAGCACGGCTGGCCGGGCTCGCGGTCACGCCCATCTTGCTGTTCATGATCGCCATGACCTGGGACCCGACCCGGATGGAGTCGGGAGAGGCGAGCCAGGTCGCCATCTACGAACATTTCTTTCAGCAGATCGCCGGAGGCAAATGCAAACACGACCGTGATCGGCACCCTCGTGTGGCGGAGGCTTCGAGGACACTCAAAGAGAAGCTGGTCGACCTGGGGCACCTCGGGAAAGAGGCTCCGGTGGAAGAAGCCATGTTGTGGCTCATGTCCCGCATCTCCTGGGAGTACCGGCGGTGCGAGACACGGAAAGAGTCCCTCGATCTGCAGGACGTCAACAACCTTCTGCGCACGGACCTCAAGCTCAAGGGGGATCCGCAGACGCAGGAGATGATTCGCATGGGCGCGCTGCTGGTCTTGCAGGCGGATCTCCGGGACCAGAACCATGCGATCCTCTTCGGCCACAAGAGCTTTCGGGAGTTCCTGACCGCGCGCTGGTGGGCGTATCGGCTTCGTACGATCATCGACGAGCCCAGCGAGTCGAGGCAAAAGAAGCTCGAAAGAGACCTTCATGGCGCAATGCTCATCGACCACGACGATCGTAGCTTCGAGTTCTTGATGGATATCCTCAGTGGGATCACCTGGAGCGACAGAGAGCGGAAGCAACTTGCCATTTGGGCAGAGCGCTGTTTCAACGATGAGCGGGCCACCTTCGACAAGAAGGAGAACGAGGAAGAGCTGACCTGGCGTGACGATCAGCGACCTCAACTTCGCCATGCAGCGCTGGCCATTCGGTGCTCCCTTCACGGGGTCACGGCCTTTGAGGTCGAGACATTACCGCTCCGATCGCTGCTAGGGTGGTTCTGGACGCGAACTGAGTTCTCAAAGCTTGTGGCACCCCGGATTGTTACTTCTGAGTTGATACTCTGGACCGCCGAGCTTTCACAAGCAAACCTTCTTGGCGCAATACTGCCGCAGGCGCGACTCGTTGCCGCGTACCTCTGGAACGCGAGTATGAAAGACGCGGACCTAAGAGGCGCAAATCTTCAGAGCGCGAACCTCGCATTAGCGAACCTCACCGGCGCGAACCTCGTATTCGCGAACCTCAGCAGTGCGAACCTCACGGGGGCGAACCTTACAGGGACGAATCTCAGGGGGGCGGACCTTAGAAACGCGCAGCTCACGAGTGTGGATCTCAGAAGCGCACTCTATGATTCGTCCACCTTGTGGCCCCATGACTTCAACCCCAACGATGCTGGGGCCAGAGAGGTCGGCTAA